A portion of the Trueperaceae bacterium genome contains these proteins:
- a CDS encoding disulfide bond formation protein B: protein MTSGRTALLYPAWVVAIVATLGSLYFSEIRHFVPCVLCWYQRILMYPLVPILAVATFQQDRQVVKYALPLSALGVLVSGYHVLVERFPSLGSGVCSSGVPCSLKYIEWLGFITIPTLSFVAFVIITVLLARVGARRPA from the coding sequence ATGACCTCGGGGCGCACCGCCCTCCTCTACCCCGCCTGGGTGGTGGCGATCGTCGCCACGCTCGGCTCCCTCTACTTCAGCGAGATCAGGCACTTCGTGCCGTGCGTCCTCTGCTGGTACCAGCGGATACTCATGTACCCGCTGGTACCGATCTTGGCCGTGGCCACGTTCCAGCAGGACCGCCAGGTCGTCAAGTACGCCCTCCCCCTCAGCGCGCTGGGCGTGCTGGTGAGCGGTTACCACGTCCTGGTGGAACGCTTCCCGTCGCTCGGTTCCGGCGTCTGCTCGAGCGGGGTACCGTGCAGCCTCAAGTACATCGAGTGGCTCGGGTTCATCACCATCCCGACCCTCTCGTTCGTGGCCTTCGTCATCATCACGGTCCTGCTGGCCCGCGTCGGCGCCCGCCGACCCGCCTGA
- a CDS encoding thioredoxin domain-containing protein — MNSQRLTLVTIILAVLVVLAAVIVPRFTSGGAPAAKADIDYAAQPHAGDPAAPVKVAIFFDFLCPHCATFSENEAPQIVRDYVDTGKASLYYLNFPVIDPAGRSRDLAVLGECVYQQNNDAFFKLEPILMRSQAEIARNTSRALDLAIEYAPELDAAQLRTCVSTKATAADVTADETAARRANVTGTPSVLVDGVLVPSPTVAGIGRAIEAASR; from the coding sequence ATGAACTCCCAACGCCTGACGCTGGTCACCATCATCCTCGCGGTCCTGGTGGTGTTGGCCGCCGTGATCGTGCCTCGCTTCACCTCCGGTGGCGCCCCCGCCGCCAAGGCCGACATCGACTACGCCGCCCAGCCTCACGCGGGCGATCCGGCCGCGCCGGTGAAGGTGGCCATCTTCTTCGACTTCCTCTGCCCGCACTGCGCCACCTTCAGCGAGAACGAGGCTCCGCAGATCGTGCGCGATTACGTCGACACCGGCAAGGCGTCGCTCTACTACCTGAACTTCCCGGTGATCGACCCGGCCGGGCGCTCGCGCGACCTAGCCGTGCTCGGCGAGTGCGTCTACCAGCAGAACAACGACGCCTTCTTCAAGCTCGAGCCCATCCTGATGCGTTCGCAGGCCGAGATAGCGCGCAACACGAGCAGGGCGCTCGACCTGGCCATCGAGTACGCGCCCGAGCTCGACGCGGCGCAGCTACGCACCTGCGTCTCCACCAAGGCGACGGCGGCCGACGTCACGGCCGACGAGACGGCCGCGCGGCGCGCCAACGTCACCGGCACGCCCTCAGTGCTCGTCGACGGGGTGCTGGTGCCGAGCCCCACGGTCGCCGGCATCGGGCGCGCCATCGAAGCCGCATCGCGATGA